The DNA sequence TCGCATTGCGCATCCCTTTCAGTTCTGCTTCATTCTTGATCATTTTCAAAAACTGAACAGGAGATGGTGCCACACAAACCTCTTTGCCTTCTTCAAGCAACTCATAATGATGAATAGAGAAACGGGCAGGGTCAATCCATAAATGCTCAAAAGTCCCTTTCGACAACCAGTTAAAAACTGCGGTGTAATCTGCGACCGTTACCGCTGCCTCTTGCAGGTGCGCATTAACTTCTTCCGTAATTTTCCCTGCTGCGGTATATAAAGTGGCACGATCGGTTTCTATGCTCAAATAGGCATATCCCACAGGGTTGCAATCCACATCGGCACCACGAAGGTTCAGCATCCAGGCGATTTCATCAAGCGCCTCAACCATCAGGGCGTCGGTTCCTTCAGCCTTCATTTTTGCTCTGATAGCGGTCAGTTTTTCACTCACCGACTGCCCAGCATACGCCATTGGGTGAATAAAAAATTTGGCTTCAGGCATCTCAGGGCGGTCCTTCCAGATCACTTCAAAAGGATCGAATTGCGCATTAACACAAATGTCTTTCGTCTCCAGTTGCTCCATCAGGGCCTGATACACATTCAAGGAGAACAATTGTCCGTCGATGCCCACAGTATCCCCCTTCTTGAGGTTTTCAGCAAGGAAATCGATATATTCTGGGGCTCCCTGAACTTTTAACTGGTGTTGCTCAAACTCGCTTTCCGACAGTTCTTCCTCCGCCTGAATCAGGTAGCGGGAGTCCGTCCACAGTCCAGCATGGTTCATCGTTACCACCACGGTACCCGCAGAACCCGTAAAGCCAGAAATCCACTCGCGGCAAGCAAAACGGTCGGCAATATATTCACTTTGATGGGCATCGTTGGCAGGAACGATGATCGCACTCACGCCAGCAGATTGCATCTCTGAACGTAAAGCTGTTAATCTTTCATTTATAGTCATTTCTCTGTTGCGTTTACTCTAATGGCTAATTTAATGCGAATAATTCACGAATCAAGCCCCTGCAGGCGGGAAAATGAACTTTATATATCAAGAACAGCGGATTCAAGGGGGGATCAAAAATGGCCTTCTTTTTTGTTGCAGCCCAGTACACACCCATAAAACCAAAAATCCCGACCTGTACAGATCGGGTTTGTTTTTCAATATAAAAAAGTAGGTAAGCGTTGGGTAAAAAATTATTTCGCTTTGCGGCGATCGAGTTCTTCCATGATCAGGTTGAGCTCGCGGCTGCTTTGGCCTGCGACGGAGGTGTTTTCTTCCGCCCTTCGGAATAAATAGGGCATCACCTTCTCTACAGGGCCATAAGGCACATATTTGGCCACATTGTAACCATGATCCGACAAATTATAGGACAGGTGGTCGCTCATTCCATATAACTGTGCAAAGCAAACCCGTGGGTCATGATCTTTCAGGTTGTGGCGCTGCATCAGGTCGATCAACAACTGTGCTGACGCTTCATTATGCGAACAGGAAATCAGCCCAATACTGTCAAGGTGCTCCATACAGTACCGAAGCCCATCATTATACATATTGTCTGTGGCTTCTTTCGTTGGGTTGATGGGGTTTTCATAACCATACTTCTCTGCGCGTTCAGCTTCCTTCTCCATATAGGCACCGCGCACCAGCTTTGCCCCAAAATAAGCGCCAGATTCCTTCACTATTTCGTGCAGGCGGCGCATTCTTTCCACCATGTTTTTTCGGTACATCTGAAAAGTATTGTACACAATCGGACGATCTTGATTATGGGCGACCATCATTTCTGTAACCAGGCTATCCACCGCATCCTGATACCAACTGTCCTCAGCATCAATCAAAATGGGCTTTCCTGATTCGGAAGCTGCTCGACACAAACCATCGAACCGCTGGCGAATCGCTTTGAAGGATTGCTTCTCCACTTCGTTGAGGGTTTCCTTATTGGAGATCTTGGTCCATAGCGCAACATCCCCCATACCTGTGGGTTTAAATACACAAAATGGAATTTTATCATTCTCTGCCGCTTCCTCAATGGTCCTGAGCGTTTCCCTATAGGTGGCATCAAAAGCTTCTTCGGTTGATTCTCCTTCAACAGAATAGTCTAATATTGTTCCAATTCTATATTTATTTAACTCCTCTATTGTATTTTTACTATCTTGGATCGATTCTCCACCACAGAATTGTTTAAAAAGCGTCGCTTTTACTATATTTTTAACGGGTAATCGGAACTTCAATGCTACATTTACAAAAGAAGTTCCTAAATTTACAACTGTGGGATAGTTGATCGTTTTGAAAAGCATATAACTGCGCCAAAGATCTGTATTTGATTTTGATCTAAACGCTTTATATGTATCACTGAAATTAACTGGATTTATTTCCACCATACTTAATTAATTTAGACAATTATATATTTTGATACGTAAAATCAGCCTAATATAGGAGATTTTCTGTATTTTTCAACAACAATACACCATGCAAATCGAACGACTTAGTGCTTGGAATGACCAAGGAGATCAGCCATTGATTATTGCTGGACCTTGCTCAGCAGAAACTGAAGAACAATTATTCAACACCGCTACCGAATTATATAACAACGGAATCAGAATCATCCGTGCAGGTGTTTGGAAACCTCGTACCCGCCCAGGTACTTTTGAAGGTATTGGTGAAGACGCTTTGCAGTGGATTCAGAATATCAAGAAAAAATTAGATGTTAAATTTGCCATTGAGGTAGCCAACGCGCAACACGTGGAATTGGCATTGAAATATGGCATCGACATTCTTTGGATTGGTGCACGTTCAA is a window from the Persicobacter psychrovividus genome containing:
- a CDS encoding proline dehydrogenase family protein; this encodes MLFKTINYPTVVNLGTSFVNVALKFRLPVKNIVKATLFKQFCGGESIQDSKNTIEELNKYRIGTILDYSVEGESTEEAFDATYRETLRTIEEAAENDKIPFCVFKPTGMGDVALWTKISNKETLNEVEKQSFKAIRQRFDGLCRAASESGKPILIDAEDSWYQDAVDSLVTEMMVAHNQDRPIVYNTFQMYRKNMVERMRRLHEIVKESGAYFGAKLVRGAYMEKEAERAEKYGYENPINPTKEATDNMYNDGLRYCMEHLDSIGLISCSHNEASAQLLIDLMQRHNLKDHDPRVCFAQLYGMSDHLSYNLSDHGYNVAKYVPYGPVEKVMPYLFRRAEENTSVAGQSSRELNLIMEELDRRKAK
- a CDS encoding aminopeptidase P family protein — protein: MTINERLTALRSEMQSAGVSAIIVPANDAHQSEYIADRFACREWISGFTGSAGTVVVTMNHAGLWTDSRYLIQAEEELSESEFEQHQLKVQGAPEYIDFLAENLKKGDTVGIDGQLFSLNVYQALMEQLETKDICVNAQFDPFEVIWKDRPEMPEAKFFIHPMAYAGQSVSEKLTAIRAKMKAEGTDALMVEALDEIAWMLNLRGADVDCNPVGYAYLSIETDRATLYTAAGKITEEVNAHLQEAAVTVADYTAVFNWLSKGTFEHLWIDPARFSIHHYELLEEGKEVCVAPSPVQFLKMIKNEAELKGMRNAMIKDGVALTKFYKWVEKVAAAEGKTEAQCAERLKAFRAEQDGYVGESFSAIVGYQGNGAIVHYRPQDPKAKSLRGEGMLLIDSGGQYKDGTTDITRTFYIGTPAAEHKKAYTLVLKGHIGIERIVFPAGYAGPQIDVLARHELWAEGMNYGHGTGHGVGAFLNVHEGPIGFGNKGVTGGTPFEVGMVVSDEPGFYKTDAYGIRLENLITVKEIYNNEFGQFLGFESLTLAPFEPKLIEVSMLSAKEIEWLNAYHQQVLEVLSPLLDAEEQAWLKAKCAQF